A segment of the Geoglobus ahangari genome:
ACATCGAACAGCTCGCTGGCCGCGCTCCCCCCCTCTCTAACCTCCGGCAGCTTCCTGTAGTTCCTGTTCTCAACCCATCCACCTGCCGTGAGGTAGTATCCAGCACCCCTCAGCCTTGCGTATGGCTCGTACAGTGACTGGAAGCTCCTGCACACCCAGTTGGACGTCACGAGCCTTTCATCGCTTGGGTTCACCATCACGTGGCCGTAGTCCGGGGGGACGAGCAGCATCTCCCCCTCCTTGACCTCGACGGCTATGAAGTCCAGAAGCTCATCCTCCCTCTCGCCCCTCTTCTGAAGGAGGAAGACCGCCCTGCCCTCTATCACCTGATAGAGCTCGGGGTAGCTGATCTCCCTGTGGATGGGGTGATAGTGACCGTATGTCTTGATGAACTCCTCTCCAATTCTCGCGGGAGGTATGACGGTGTAGTCGTACCTCAGTCCGAGCTCGGCGATTCTCCTTGCATCTTCCTCGCTGAGCGAGCAGTCCCTGTACATGTAGTAGGCCGGAAAGTTCTCCCTTAGCTGGTCAGGCTGGTAGAGCACGGGCTTCAAATCTTCGGCAAATCTGATGGCTGGCGTGAGCTCTTCAAAATTGACGAGCGGTTTCATGGGGTATTTTATGGCGTTTCAACCATTAAAATCTTTTCCCGGAAAAACAGCTTTTGGACTCGAACTCACAATTGCGAAATCTTAAACTATAAATTAGTTCAATCTTTAACAATGCCAATCACGCCAATGGAGATTTACAAGCTATTGCCGAAAACCAACTGCAAGAAGTGCGGAGAGCAGACGTGCATGGCCTTTGCCTTCAAGGTCGTCAACAGGGAGAGGCAGATCGAGGAGTGCACGCCGCTTTTTGAGGAGGCGAAGTACGAGAAGCAGAAGGAGGAGCTGCTCAAGCTCCTCGAGCCCCTGAAGGAGGCAACCGAAACGGGGCTGATAGTGGACGAGTCGAAGTGCTCCGGCTGTGCGAACTGCATCGTCGTCTGTCCGGTGCACGCTGCGGAGGATCCCTATGGTTCTGGGAGCGGCTACGGGCCGAAAATTGAGGATCCGATTTACAGGCTTGAGAATGGAGTGCTGAAGGTAATTAACATGCAGAAGTGCAGAAGGTACGGGAAGAACAGGGTTCTCTGCGTCGCCTGCAGGGAGAACTGTCCAAGCGATGCTATAAGCTTTCTGGAGGGATGATCATGCCGGTGACCTGTGCTGGATGTTCGTGTCTTTGTGACGACATAGAGGTTAAGGTTGAGGGGGACAGGATAACCCACGTACTGCATGCATGCAGGAGGGGGGCCGGGATATTCCTGAACCACCAGTCCTCGAGGGCCAAGCCCAAGGTCGATGGCAGGGAGGTGGACTTTGACTCGGCAATCGAGAGGGCTCAGGAGCTGATAAAGGAGTCGGAGAACCTCGCGATCTACGGCCTCGACACGACAACCCTCGAGGCCCAGAAGCTCGCCATAGAGCTCGCTGAGAAGAAGGGAGCTTACATTGACGACAACTCGACGTTCTGCCTCGGAGACTTCGTGGAGATGGTTCTCAGGGGTGAGCTGCCCAGCACGACCCTTGAGGAGGTGAAG
Coding sequences within it:
- a CDS encoding glucose-6-phosphate isomerase family protein gives rise to the protein MKPLVNFEELTPAIRFAEDLKPVLYQPDQLRENFPAYYMYRDCSLSEEDARRIAELGLRYDYTVIPPARIGEEFIKTYGHYHPIHREISYPELYQVIEGRAVFLLQKRGEREDELLDFIAVEVKEGEMLLVPPDYGHVMVNPSDERLVTSNWVCRSFQSLYEPYARLRGAGYYLTAGGWVENRNYRKLPEVREGGSAASELFDVDGEMYHLLEKPELLGVLTNPEKHREVFEKALDVD
- a CDS encoding (Fe-S)-binding protein, which gives rise to MPITPMEIYKLLPKTNCKKCGEQTCMAFAFKVVNRERQIEECTPLFEEAKYEKQKEELLKLLEPLKEATETGLIVDESKCSGCANCIVVCPVHAAEDPYGSGSGYGPKIEDPIYRLENGVLKVINMQKCRRYGKNRVLCVACRENCPSDAISFLEG